The Thermotoga sp. SG1 region GAGGATTTCTACAGGTACCTGGATGAACAACTCGAGAAACTCCAGACGGACCATGTGGACATGTACCTGATGCACGCGTTGAATAAAGAAAGATGGGAAAAGATAAAAGAGCTCAGGTTCTTTGAATTCTTCGAGAAGATGAAGGCGGAAGGAAAGATAAGGTTCGCCGGTTTTTCCTTCCACGACAGGTATCCCGTTTTCAAGGAGATCGTGGATGGGTACGACTGGGATTTCTGTCAGATACAGCTAAACTACATGGATGAAAACTATCAGGCCGGCCTGAGAGGTTTGAAATACGCCGGCTCGAAAGGTCTTGCCGTTGTGATCATGGAACCTCTGAAGGGTGGAAAACTCGCAAGACTTCCTGAGAAAGTGATGAAAGTTCTTGAAAAATACGGAAAAGACTGGTCTCCCGTTGAGCTGAGTTTCAGGTGGCTTGGACACCACCCGGAAGTTTCCACGATACTGAGTGGTATGAGCACACTAGAACAGGTGAAGCAGAACGTAGAGATCATGAGTAAAATCACACCAAACAATCTCACAGAAGAAGACATGAAGATGATAGAGGAGATAAAGAAAACACTCGAATCTTTCGCTGTGATAAACTGCACAGAGTGTGGATACTGCATGCCCTGCCCGAACGGAGTAGGCATTCCTGGAAATTTCCGATTGTACAACGAAACCGTGATGTTCGAAGATTGGGAAGGTGGCAGAAGAACGTACAGATGGTTCGAGAGTCAAAAGTCCTCTGCTTCCTTCTGTGTTGAGTGTGGAGAGTGT contains the following coding sequences:
- a CDS encoding aldo/keto reductase, translating into MQYRDFGKTGVKTSLLGFGAMRLPVIGEDHSKIDEEKAIEMIRYAIDHGVNYVDTAYPYHGGNSEKVVGKALKDGYRERIFLATKSPVWQVEKHEDFYRYLDEQLEKLQTDHVDMYLMHALNKERWEKIKELRFFEFFEKMKAEGKIRFAGFSFHDRYPVFKEIVDGYDWDFCQIQLNYMDENYQAGLRGLKYAGSKGLAVVIMEPLKGGKLARLPEKVMKVLEKYGKDWSPVELSFRWLGHHPEVSTILSGMSTLEQVKQNVEIMSKITPNNLTEEDMKMIEEIKKTLESFAVINCTECGYCMPCPNGVGIPGNFRLYNETVMFEDWEGGRRTYRWFESQKSSASFCVECGECLSKCPQKLDIPNLLKRVHRELAEVK